Proteins found in one Pocillopora verrucosa isolate sample1 chromosome 12, ASM3666991v2, whole genome shotgun sequence genomic segment:
- the LOC131783227 gene encoding transcription factor Jun-like produces the protein MEASFYDEQIMPATSSSQSATYDKGNLKLDFTSPNARRQTSLEGALLTSPDLNLLTLGSPELEKLIMGYGGILTTPTPTQVLKGTSSVTEQQELYARGFVEALQRLHDQQQESGGQTTSQSVVNTNALLLNALNQSFATAAINNTTSTVAATTPMLASGTSIISTQSLPLVSLSGATQIFPDFQRTSVATTQPSTSYATLNIQNPPQQPQLDNVKLENESQVVPGTPPLPPIDLALQETVKNERKKQRNRVAASKCRKRKLEKEADLEVKVSNLKSINSQLHTEVCELRKQVCQLKIQVMDHVQGGCEIMLQKQTSGIVVSTSA, from the coding sequence ATGGAAGCATCATTCTATGACGAACAAATTATGCCCGCAACATCGAGTTCTCAGAGTGCGACGTACGACAAAGGCAACTTGAAGCTTGATTTTACGTCGCCGAACGCGCGGAGGCAAACTTCGCTGGAAGGCGCATTATTGACTTCTCCTGATTTGAATTTGTTAACGTTGGGTTCCCCCGAGCTGGAGAAATTGATAATGGGTTATGGAGGAATCTTGACCACTCCAACACCGACTCAGGTGCTCAAGGGAACGTCATCTGTAACGGAACAACAAGAATTATATGCGCGAGGATTCGTGGAGGCGCTTCAAAGATTACATGACCAACAACAAGAATCAGGTGGACAAACCACTTCGCAAAGCGTTGTGAATACAAACGCTTTACTACTGAATGCTTTGAATCAATCGTTTGCCACAGCAGCGATAAATAATACTACTAGTACAGTAGCAGCTACAACACCGATGCTTGCTTCGGGCACGTCCATAATTTCGACGCAATCACTTCCGTTGGTTTCGCTGTCCGGAGCGACTCAAATTTTCCCAGACTTTCAAAGGACCTCTGTGGCTACAACACAACCCAGCACAAGCTATGCGACATTAAACATACAGAACCCACCTCAGCAACCGCAGTTGGATAACGTTAAGTTAGAAAACGAATCTCAAGTCGTCCCCGGAACGCCGCCTCTTCCACCGATCGACTTGGCGTTACAGGAAACAGttaaaaacgaaagaaagaagcAGAGAAACCGAGTCGCTGCTTCAAAATGCCGCAAACGAAAGCTAGAAAAGGAAGCCGATTTGGAAGTTAAAGTTAGCAACCTTAAGAGCATCAATTCTCAGCTACACACCGAAGTTTGCGAACTGAGAAAGCAAGTTTGTCAGTTAAAGATACAAGTTATGGATCACGTGCAGGGCGGATGTGAAATCATGCTACAAAAACAGACCTCAGGAATAGTAGTTTCTACCTCAGCTTAG
- the LOC131783237 gene encoding uncharacterized protein, whose product MAGDVRNIINYQRYPIAESKSHILQEIISRARGELNDNGIALLRDFMLPWAIRQTIIDTEEALPDAFCKAVDHTVYLEECQDSVLEKDHARNILCRSSKCCIANDQIKTNSPLNQLYMSSEMTNFVRLLLNKDALYRTADPLGALSLQVYRKNDGLDWHFDRGEFAVTLLLQAPEGGGRFQYIPSTRSDGNENYDLVKQVLLASKAGKDLSVLGMKEADLQPGTLVIFCGHNSMHRVTPIEGKKSRIITVLSYEKRPDVYLNEYTRMKFCGRLK is encoded by the exons ATGGCTGGTGATGTAAGGAATATTATCAACTACCAAAGATATCCGATTGCTGAGTCTAAGAGCCACATTCTCCAAGAAATTATAAGCCGTGCTAGAGGTGAACTGAACGACAATGGCATTGCCTTGTTGCGGGATTTTATGCTTCCTTGGGCTATTCGCCAAACAATCATAGACACAGAAGAAGCCTTACCAGATGCATTTTGTAAAGCAGTTGATCACACGGTCTATCTTGAGGAATGTCAAGATTCTGTCCTCGAGAAAGATCACGCGAGGAATATATTGTGTCGATCTTCAAAATGTTGCATCGCAAACGACCAAATCAAGACAAACTCGCCGCTAAATCAGCTTTATATGTCATCGGAGATGACAAATTTTGTTCGACTTTTGCTAAACAAAGACGCGCTTTATCGTACAGCTGATCCTTTGGGGGCCTTAAGCTTGCAGGTCTACAGGAAAAATGATGGCCTTGACTGGCATTTTGACCGGGGGGAGTTCGCTGTGACACTTCTCCTTCAAGCACCAGAGGGTGGGGGACGTTTTCAATACATTCCATCAACAAG ATCAGATGGTAATGAAAACTATGACTTGGTCAAGCAAGTGCTACTGGCTTCTAAAGCTGGAAAAGATCTATCTGTTCTTGGGATGAAAGAGGCTGACCTTCAGCCAGGAACACTCGTGATTTTTTGTGGGCATAACTCGATGCATCGCGTCACCCCTATTGAGGGAAAAAAGTCCAGGATCATAACTGTTTTATCTTACGAAAAGAGACCTGATGTTTACTTAAATGAATACACTAGAATGAAATTCTGTGGGCGCTTGAAATAA
- the LOC131783235 gene encoding uncharacterized protein has product MASDIRNIIDYTRYPISESESPILQEVINRARSELKDNGITLLHGFMLPSAIRQTILDTEEALPIAFRGTVDHSVYLEECKENSVLKKDHARNILCRSSKCCVAHDQIKTNSPLNQLYMSPEMTEFVRILLHRDLLYRTADPLGALNVHVYRENDQLDWHFDRGKFAVTLLLQAPAGGGCFQYIPSTRSDGSESHDLVREVLLATKAGQDLTALGVKDADLQPGTLVIFCGQNSMHRVSPVEGKKFRILAVLSYEQKADVHLNEYTRMKFFGRLK; this is encoded by the exons ATGGCAAGTGATATTAGGAATATTATCGACTACACAAGATATCCAATTTCTGAGTCTGAGAGTCCCATTCTCCAAGAAGTCATCAACCGTGCAAGGAGCGAACTGAAGGACAACGGAATCACCTTGTTGCATGGTTTTATGCTTCCTTCGGCTATTCGTCAAACAATCCTAGACACGGAGGAAGCCTTACCGATTGCGTTTCGTGGAACAGTTGACCACAGTGTCTATCTTGAGGAATGCAAGGAAAATTCTGTCCTCAAGAAAGATCACGCGAGGAACATTTTGTGTCGATCTTCAAAATGTTGCGTTGCGCACGACCAAATCAAGACAAACTCGCCGCTGAATCAGCTTTATATGTCACCGGAGATGACAGAGTTCGTTAGAATTCTTCTTCACAGGGACTTGCTCTACCGAACGGCTGATCCCCTTGGAGCCTTAAATGTGCACGTCTACAGAGAAAATGATCAGTTGGATTGGCATTTTGACCGGGGGAAGTTCGCTGTGACACTCCTCCTTCAAGCACCAGCGGGTGGGGGatgttttcaatacattccATCAACAAG ATCTGATGGAAGTGAAAGCCATGACCTAGTCAGGGAAGTGCTATTGGCAACTAAGGCTGGACAAGATCTGACAGCTCTGGGGGTGAAAGATGCTGACCTGCAGCCGGGAACACTAGTGATATTTTGTGGGCAAAACTCAATGCATCGTGTTTCCCCAGTTGAGGGCAAAAAGTTCAGAATCCTTGCTGTTTTATCCTATGAGCAGAAAGCTGATGTTCACTTGAATGAATACACACGAATGAAATTTTTTGGGCGCTTGAAATAA